From the Lolium rigidum isolate FL_2022 chromosome 2, APGP_CSIRO_Lrig_0.1, whole genome shotgun sequence genome, one window contains:
- the LOC124686366 gene encoding uncharacterized protein LOC124686366, whose translation MFCHSPRLPPTQPPEIMGTREVYEEKLRSGAHLHRDPTINPGLGSARCPRCLSLLNPTTNSGEGDWAVTSVLHDATSVTGAGAGAMLSAVHGFNTGIPFVQKHVKGPKWLHLLVGVPPLILLSGASSLFGAYALPTFAQLTVTSYYAASSASHYAISQITRQIEKFHLSGTNEKSS comes from the exons ATGTTTTGTCACAGTCCACGTCTTCCCCCAACGCAGCCGCCGGAGATCATGGGGACACGGGAGGTGTATGAAGAGAAGCTCCGAAGCGGCGCCCACCTCCACCGTGACCCCACGATCAACCCTGGCCTTGGCTCTGCCCGCTGCCCTCGGTGTCTCTCCCTTCTCAACCCTACCACCAACTCT GGAGAGGGCGACTGGGCTGTCACCTCTGTCCTGCACGATGCCACCTCTGTG ACTGGTGCGGGTGCCGGCGCGATGCTCAGTGCCGTCCACGGGTTTAATACAG GGATCCCGTTTGTCCAGAAGCATGTGAAGGGGCCAAAGTGGCTGCATTTACTTGTTGGG GTCCCTCCTTTGATCCTACTCTCTGGTGCAAGTTCTTTATTTGGTG CATATGCCCTCCCGACTTTTGCTCAACTCACTGTGACATCGTATTATGCTGCATCAAGTGCCTCACACTATGCAATTTCACAGATCACGCGCCAGATCGAGAAGTTCCATCTATCGGGCACTAATGAGAAATCTTCATGA
- the LOC124691704 gene encoding pre-rRNA-processing protein ESF1-like: MAPPGSPVDPKSSKKGKQPNSKDERKRRKDKHVPPTAAADEAAPRNEAKRKHKGGQEHGKKPKKEKKAEAEGDGEAKRGHDRMKRAMEDERFAGARTDPRFRPMRRKEAKVALDSRFDGMLTDPMFASSEAPVDKRGRRRKKSARENPMLHYYLNQDEGGEKEKEKEKLVREEEEEDEPDEADEQDDEESSSSDDDEEEDAEDDDQYSVGSDIAHYLMARHDDTPMTDKETHRLAVVNMDWDHIKAVDLYMVMTSCVPKGGRVLSVSIYPSEFGLECMNIETTQGPSALIGADEDEDDDKDDDDGDDGGEDDNDGDEDYDSDDVDGEEDSEHDSETENSRLRSYELNKLRYYYAVVVCDSSATANHLYTTLDGTEFLKTANVFDLQFIPDSREFKHAARDVATEAPPSYKEPDFETRALQHSKVNPTWDDDEPDRKKILRRKFKEDQLDDLEIFLASDDSSDDDVDDSGDESRPNGVAKRKLTNKERLALLLEGDKSDEEENDDQDMEITFNTELEDLSKRILERKSTETKKTVWEMHQEKMKEKRKARKRSSKDDDGSSDEDSADEKDDFFEDDKSDEEVKPVKKQKVKAKGKGKDKLPEDEHFEPEATKEELELLVAADQDAANGAKGYNIKRKSKKGKKGKDSVEDKLPEIDLSEDPRFAPMFTSHLYALDPTDPQYKRSATFVRKQGGKKGARARTLDSEPPVEESPLGNPDDASSKNTNQKRGGSSTEKLQMLSAVNSLKRNLSAFKKARKSDP; the protein is encoded by the exons atggcgccgccgggcAGCCCCGTCGACCCCAAGTCGTCAAAGAAGGGCAAGCAACCAAACTCCAAGGACGAGAGGAAGCGCAGGAAGGATAAGCACGTTCCtcctaccgccgccgccgacgaagcGGCTCCCCGCAACGAGGCCAAGCGCAAGCACAAGGGCGGGCAGGAGCACGGCAAGAAGcccaagaaggagaagaaggccgAGGCCGAGGGCGATGGCGAGGCGAAGCGCGGGCACGACAGGATGAAGCGGGCGATGGAGGACGAGCGGTTCGCGGGGGCGCGCACCGACCCGAGGTTCCGGCCGATGCGGCGGAAGGAGGCCAAGGTGGCCCTCGACTCGAGGTTCGACGGCATGCTCACGGACCCGATGTTCGCCTCGTCCGAGGCGCCCGTGGACAAGCGGGGCAGGCGCCGGAAGAAGAGCGCCAGGGAGAACCCCATGCTGCACTACTATCTCAACCAAGACGAGGGGggtgagaaggagaaggagaaagagAAGCTGGTtcgtgaagaggaggaggaggatgagccgGATGAAGCAGACGAGCAAGATGATGAAGAGAGTTCTAGtagcgatgatgatgaggaggaggatgcggAGGACGATGACCAG TACTCTGTCGGCAGTGACATTGCTCATTACTTGATGGCTAGGCATGATGATACGCCTATGACTGATAAGGAAACTCACAGGCTTGCTGTTGTTAATATGGACTGGGATCATATCAAG GCGGTGGACTTGTATATGGTGATGACATCCTGCGTCCCGAAAGGTGGGCGAGTTCTGTCAGTCTCGATATATCCATCAGAATTTGGACTGGAGTGCATGAATATTGAGACAACTCAAGGCCCGTCTGCTCTTATTGGTgccgatgaggatgaggatgatgataaggatgacgatgatggtgatgatggtggggaaGATGATAACGATGGCGATGAAGACTATGACAGTGATGATGTTGATGGCGAAGAAGATAGTGAACATGACTCTGAGACCGAGAACAGCAGGCTGCGTTCTTATGAGCTAAACAAACTGAG GTACTACTATGCAGTTGTGGTGTGTGATTCCAGTGCAACTGCAAATCACCTATACACCACTCTTGATGGTACTGAGTTCTTGAAAACGGCAAATGTGTTTGATTTACAGTTCATTCCTGATTCTAGGGAGTTCAAGCATGCTGCTCGCGATGTAGCCACAGAG GCACCTCCTAGTTACAAGGAGCCTGATTTTGAAACTCGTGCTTTGCAACATAGCAAAGTTAATCCCACCTGGGATGATGATGAACCAGATCGTAAGAAGATCTTGAGGCGGAAGTTCAAAGAGGATCAG TTAGATGACCTTGAAATATTTTTGGCAAGTGATGACAGTTCAGATGATGATGTAGACGATTCCGGTGATGAGTCTAGACCAAATGGTGTAGCAAAAAGAAAGTTAACAAATAAGGAAAGGTTGGCTCTTTTACTGGAAGGAGATAAATCTGACGAGGAAGAGAATGATGACCAGGACATGGAGATAACATTCAACACGGAGCTTGAGGACCTCAGCAAACGTATTCTTGAGAGAAAGAGCACCGAGACGAAGAAGACTGTCTGGGAGATGCACCAAGAAAAAATGAAGGAGAAGCGGAAAGCTAGGAAGAGGTCGTCAAAGGATGATGATGGATCTAGCGACGAAGATAGCGCTGATGAAAAGGATGATTTCTTTGAGGACGATAAGTCTGATGAAGAAGTTAAGCCAGTCAAGAAACAGAAGGTGAAGGCCAAAGGGAAAGGAAAGGACAAGCTTCCAGAGGATGAACATTTCGAGCCAGAAGCAACCAAAGAAGAGTTGGAGCTCTTGGTTGCTGCTGACCAGGATGCAGCCAATGGTGCAAAGGGTTATAACATAAAACGCAAGAGCAAGAAGGGCAAAAAGGGCAAGGATTCGGTCGAGGACAAACTTCCTGAAATCGATCTTAGCGAAGACCCGAGGTTCGCGCCCATGTTCACGTCTCATCTGTATGCATTGGATCCTACCGATCCCCAGTACAAGAG GAGTGCCACCTTCGTGCGAAAACAAGGTGGGAAGAAGGGTGCGCGTGCACGCACATTGGATAGTGAACCACCTGTGGAGGAATCACCTCTTGGAAATCCAGATGATGCATCTTCTAAGAACACGAATCAGAAACGCGGTGGGTCATCCACGGAGAAACTGCAGATGCTGTCTGCTGTCAATTCTCTCAAAAGGAATCTTTCTGCGTTTAAAAAAGCAAGGAAGAGTGACCCATAG
- the LOC124691705 gene encoding receptor kinase-like protein Xa21 isoform X2: MPVSSDMAPSYIPVILMATSLLLIPLMAVSSPPSNDTDLAALLAFRSQLSDPLSILRNNWTSDVSFCRWIGVTCGRRHHRRVTALELPNISLQGELSPHLGNLTMLQSLVLNYNQLSGKIPNEVRNMRSLRYLSLERNSISGLIPNFSFDSMPSLSQIYIHNNSLSGSVPSGIGSLPMLQVLHLIYNQLSGQVPATIFNKSRILDMRFANNDGLTGHIPTNTSFSLPMLQILDIYNNKFEGQIPLGLAACQRLRVLSIANNLFVDVVPTWLAKLPQLTWISIGDNDLVGPIPAVLSNLTMLSTLDISFSNLSGEIPVELGKMMQLTYLHLAENQLTGPFPGFLGNLSKMYFLSLSSNQLTGPVPSTLGNNRLLMILDIGDNHLHGDLSFLASLCNCRQLQAIAISNNSFYGHVPSYFGNLSTSLLDFLAYSNHLVGGLPETLSNLSGLVQLSFANNHLAKQIPEFINKLENLQALDLSGNSIVGPIPEQFGMLNSIVKLYLRDNRLSGSIPDSMSNLSMLEYISLSYNHLSSTIPPSLFNRSKLIELHLSHNSLTGTLPSDLGHMQSMDYIDLSSNLLSGSLPNSFGQVAIPLTYLNLSHNSFKNLVPDSFGRLTSLEALDLSSNNLSGVIPNYLANFTYLSYLNLSYNRLEGQIPNGGVFLNITLQSLVGNVGLCGAPRLGLSLCIDKSQPTSGRHILKFILSAAITGVGALVACLYILIKNKNKQHAYVASTGMTDLIGQRLVSYHEVARATENFSEDNLLGAGSFGKVFKGRLDDGLVVAIKVLNMQVEQAVRSFDAECQVLRMARHRNLIQILNTCSNLDFRALLLPYMPNGSLEAYLHTENTEPLGFIERLDIMLGVSEAMDYLHHHHCQVVLHCDLKPSNVLFDENMTAHVADFGIAKLLLGDENSMVSASMPGTVGYMAPELALMGRASRNSDVFSFGIMLLEVFTGKRPTDPMFVGDSSLRKCVLQAFPAKLLDVLDEKLHQGEQMSQVFHHQTITTSPSSSSIAHNGNFLVSTFEMGLECSSGSPDQRPSMGDVVRRLKNIKKDYSAFMVATLSVQQKH, from the exons atgcCAGTGTCGAGTGACATGGCCCCTTCATACATTCCGGTCATACTAATGGCCACCAGCTTGCTGCTGATCCCGTTGATGGCTGTTTCATCTCCTCCAAGCAACGACACCGACCTCGCTGCGCTGCTGGCTTTCCGATCCCAGCTATCCGATCCTTTGTCCATCCTGAGGAATAACTGGACAAGTGATGTGTCATTTTGCCGCTGGATCGGCGTGACATGCGGACGCCGTCACCACCGCCGCGTCACTGCTTTGGAGCTGCCAAACATTTCCCTCCAAGGAGAGCTCAGCCCTCACCTCG GAAACCTCACAATGCTCCAATCTTTGGTCCTTAATTATAACCAGCTCTCTGGGAAGATCCCCAATGAGGTGCGGAACATGCGTAGCCTTAGGTACCTCTCTCTGGAAAGAAACTCCATAAGCGGCCTGATACCCAATTTTTCATTCGACAGCATGCCTTCACTAAGCCAAATATATATTCACAACAACAGTCTGTCTGGGTCAGTACCATCTGGTATTGGCTCCTTGCCCATGCTCCAGGTTCTACACTTGATATATAACCAGCTTTCCGGTCAGGTACCTGCTACCATCTTCAACAAGTCTAGGATTCTTGACATGCGTTTCGCGAACAACGACGGTCTAACAGGTCATATACCTACTAATACGAGCTTTAGTCTCCCGATGTTGCAAATACTAGATATATATAACAACAAATTCGAGGGTCAAATTCCATTGGGTCTTGCAGCGTGCCAGCGTCTTCGGGTACTTAGCATCGCGAATAATCTATTTGTGGATGTGGTCCCGACATGGCTGGCTAAACTACCACAACTCACATGGATTTCTATAGGTGACAATGACCTCGTTGGCCCGATCCCGGCTGTGCTCAGCAATCTTACCATGCTCAGTACGCTTGATATTTCATTTTCCAACCTAAGCGGAGAGATTCCGGTGGAATTGGGAAAAATGATGCAACTCACATATCTGCACCTTGCGGAAAATCAACTAACAGGTCCCTTTCCTGGTTTTCTTGGAAATTTATCAAAAATGTATTTCTTAAGTTTAAGTTCGAATCAGCTGACTGGACCAGTACCATCGACACTTGGAAACAACAGActtcttatgattcttgatattggAGATAATCATCTCCATGGAGATCTTAGTTTCTTGGCCAGCCTTTGTAATTGTCGGCAACTCCAAGCCATTGCCATATCAAATAATTCTTTCTATGGGCATGTCCCCAGCTATTTTGGCAACCTCTCGACTAGCCTGTTAGACTTTTTAGCATATAGCAACCATTTGGTTGGTGGGCTTCcagaaacactatcaaatcttagTGGTCTTGTTCAGCTAAGCTTTGCCAACAACCATCTAGCCAAACAAATACCAGAATTCATCAATAAGTTGGAGAATCTCCAGGCACTTGATCTCTCTGGAAATAGTATCGTTGGCCCAATCCCTGAACAATTTGGTATGCTAAATAGTATTGTGAAGTTATATCTCCGGGATAATAGATTATCTGGCTCCATACCAGATAGCATGAGCAACCTCAGCATGTTAGAGTATATTTCATTATCTTATAACCATCTATCTTCGACCATACCACCAAGCTTGTTTAATCGTAGTAAACTCATAGAATTACATCTGTCCCATAACTCCCTTACCGGTACATTACCTTCTGATCTTGGTCATATGCAAAGTATGGACTACATAGATCTTTCTAGCAACCTCCTGTCTGGTAGCCTCCCAAATTCATTTGGACAGGTTGCGATACCATTAACTTACCTAAATCTTTCGCACAACTCATTCAAGAATTTAGTCCCAGATTCTTTTGGCCGCTTAACCAGCTTGGAAGCATTGGACCTATCGTCGAACAATCTATCTGGAGTAATACCAAACTACCTCGCCAACTTCACCTACCTTTCTTATCTGAACCTATCGTATAATAGGTTAGAAGGGCAAATACCAAATGGAGGTGTTTTCTTGAACATCACCTTGCAATCTTTGGTTGGAAATGTTGGACTATGTGGTGCTCCGCGTCTAGGACTGTCACTGTGTATAGACAAATCTCAACCGACTTCTGGTCGGCACATCCTCAAATTTATACTCTCAGCTGCCATCACTGGAGTTGGTGCATTAGTAGCTTGCTTGTACATATtgatcaaaaataaaaataagcagCATGCATATGTGGCTTCTACTGGCATGACTGATCTGATCGGCCAGAGGTTAGTATCATACCACGAAGTTGCTCGTGCCACTGAAAATTTCAGCGAggataacctacttggagctggAAGTTTTGGAAAAGTTTTTAAGGGACGGCTAGACGATGGTTTGGTGGTGGCGATAAAGGTGCTCAATATGCAAGTCGAGCAGGCCGTGAGGAGCTTCGACGCTGAATGTCAAGTGTTGCGGATGGCTCGGCATCGCAACCTGATACAGATATTAAATACCTGTTCCAATCTGGACTTTAGGGCATTGCTGCTTCCGTACATGCCCAATGGAAGCTTGGAGGCATACTTGCACACTGAAAACACGGAACCACTAGGATTCATCGAGAGACTGGACATTATGCTCGGCGTGTCAGAGGCAATGGATTATCTGCACCATCATCATTGTCAAGTTGTCCTACATTGCGATCTGAAGCCTAGCAATGTGCTGTTCGATGAGAACATGACGGCGCATGTTGCTGACTTTGGCATTGCAAAGTTACTTCTAGGTGATGAAAACTCCATGGTTTCAGCAAGTATGCCCGGGACAGTAGGTTACATGGCCCCAG AGCTTGCACTCATGGGAAGGGCGTCGCGAAACAGCGACGTGTTCAGCTTTGGGATCATGCTGCTTGAAGTCTTTACAGGGAAGAGGCCCACAGATCCTATGTTTGTCGGGGATTCCAGCCTTAGGAAGTGCGTTTTACAAGCATTTCCAGCAAAGCTCCTTGATGTTTTAGATGAGAAGCTACATCAGGGTGAACAaatgagccaagtctttcatcacCAAACAATTACTACTTCGCCGTCATCATCCTCCATTGCCCACAATGGCAACTTTCTGGTGTCGACATTTGAGATGGGTTTGGAGTGTTCCAGCGGTTCTCCAGACCAGAGGCCGAGCATGGGCGACGTGGTGAGGAGGCTGAAGAACATCAAGAAGGATTACTCTGCTTTCATGGTTGCAACTCTAAGCGTGCAGCAAAAACATTGA
- the LOC124691705 gene encoding probable LRR receptor-like serine/threonine-protein kinase At3g47570 isoform X1: protein MPVSSDMAPSYIPVILMATSLLLIPLMAVSSPPSNDTDLAALLAFRSQLSDPLSILRNNWTSDVSFCRWIGVTCGRRHHRRVTALELPNISLQGELSPHLGNLSFLHALNLTNTALAGSIPADLGRLARLRYLDLGHNNLTNTIPSTVGNLTMLQSLVLNYNQLSGKIPNEVRNMRSLRYLSLERNSISGLIPNFSFDSMPSLSQIYIHNNSLSGSVPSGIGSLPMLQVLHLIYNQLSGQVPATIFNKSRILDMRFANNDGLTGHIPTNTSFSLPMLQILDIYNNKFEGQIPLGLAACQRLRVLSIANNLFVDVVPTWLAKLPQLTWISIGDNDLVGPIPAVLSNLTMLSTLDISFSNLSGEIPVELGKMMQLTYLHLAENQLTGPFPGFLGNLSKMYFLSLSSNQLTGPVPSTLGNNRLLMILDIGDNHLHGDLSFLASLCNCRQLQAIAISNNSFYGHVPSYFGNLSTSLLDFLAYSNHLVGGLPETLSNLSGLVQLSFANNHLAKQIPEFINKLENLQALDLSGNSIVGPIPEQFGMLNSIVKLYLRDNRLSGSIPDSMSNLSMLEYISLSYNHLSSTIPPSLFNRSKLIELHLSHNSLTGTLPSDLGHMQSMDYIDLSSNLLSGSLPNSFGQVAIPLTYLNLSHNSFKNLVPDSFGRLTSLEALDLSSNNLSGVIPNYLANFTYLSYLNLSYNRLEGQIPNGGVFLNITLQSLVGNVGLCGAPRLGLSLCIDKSQPTSGRHILKFILSAAITGVGALVACLYILIKNKNKQHAYVASTGMTDLIGQRLVSYHEVARATENFSEDNLLGAGSFGKVFKGRLDDGLVVAIKVLNMQVEQAVRSFDAECQVLRMARHRNLIQILNTCSNLDFRALLLPYMPNGSLEAYLHTENTEPLGFIERLDIMLGVSEAMDYLHHHHCQVVLHCDLKPSNVLFDENMTAHVADFGIAKLLLGDENSMVSASMPGTVGYMAPELALMGRASRNSDVFSFGIMLLEVFTGKRPTDPMFVGDSSLRKCVLQAFPAKLLDVLDEKLHQGEQMSQVFHHQTITTSPSSSSIAHNGNFLVSTFEMGLECSSGSPDQRPSMGDVVRRLKNIKKDYSAFMVATLSVQQKH from the exons atgcCAGTGTCGAGTGACATGGCCCCTTCATACATTCCGGTCATACTAATGGCCACCAGCTTGCTGCTGATCCCGTTGATGGCTGTTTCATCTCCTCCAAGCAACGACACCGACCTCGCTGCGCTGCTGGCTTTCCGATCCCAGCTATCCGATCCTTTGTCCATCCTGAGGAATAACTGGACAAGTGATGTGTCATTTTGCCGCTGGATCGGCGTGACATGCGGACGCCGTCACCACCGCCGCGTCACTGCTTTGGAGCTGCCAAACATTTCCCTCCAAGGAGAGCTCAGCCCTCACCTCGGTAACCTTTCTTTCCTCCATGCCCTCAACCTCACCAACACAGCCCTTGCCGGCTCCATCCCAGCTGATCTTGGAAGATTAGCTCGTCTTAGATATCTTGATCTTGGCCACAATAATCTAACAAACACAATCCCTTCTACTGTAGGAAACCTCACAATGCTCCAATCTTTGGTCCTTAATTATAACCAGCTCTCTGGGAAGATCCCCAATGAGGTGCGGAACATGCGTAGCCTTAGGTACCTCTCTCTGGAAAGAAACTCCATAAGCGGCCTGATACCCAATTTTTCATTCGACAGCATGCCTTCACTAAGCCAAATATATATTCACAACAACAGTCTGTCTGGGTCAGTACCATCTGGTATTGGCTCCTTGCCCATGCTCCAGGTTCTACACTTGATATATAACCAGCTTTCCGGTCAGGTACCTGCTACCATCTTCAACAAGTCTAGGATTCTTGACATGCGTTTCGCGAACAACGACGGTCTAACAGGTCATATACCTACTAATACGAGCTTTAGTCTCCCGATGTTGCAAATACTAGATATATATAACAACAAATTCGAGGGTCAAATTCCATTGGGTCTTGCAGCGTGCCAGCGTCTTCGGGTACTTAGCATCGCGAATAATCTATTTGTGGATGTGGTCCCGACATGGCTGGCTAAACTACCACAACTCACATGGATTTCTATAGGTGACAATGACCTCGTTGGCCCGATCCCGGCTGTGCTCAGCAATCTTACCATGCTCAGTACGCTTGATATTTCATTTTCCAACCTAAGCGGAGAGATTCCGGTGGAATTGGGAAAAATGATGCAACTCACATATCTGCACCTTGCGGAAAATCAACTAACAGGTCCCTTTCCTGGTTTTCTTGGAAATTTATCAAAAATGTATTTCTTAAGTTTAAGTTCGAATCAGCTGACTGGACCAGTACCATCGACACTTGGAAACAACAGActtcttatgattcttgatattggAGATAATCATCTCCATGGAGATCTTAGTTTCTTGGCCAGCCTTTGTAATTGTCGGCAACTCCAAGCCATTGCCATATCAAATAATTCTTTCTATGGGCATGTCCCCAGCTATTTTGGCAACCTCTCGACTAGCCTGTTAGACTTTTTAGCATATAGCAACCATTTGGTTGGTGGGCTTCcagaaacactatcaaatcttagTGGTCTTGTTCAGCTAAGCTTTGCCAACAACCATCTAGCCAAACAAATACCAGAATTCATCAATAAGTTGGAGAATCTCCAGGCACTTGATCTCTCTGGAAATAGTATCGTTGGCCCAATCCCTGAACAATTTGGTATGCTAAATAGTATTGTGAAGTTATATCTCCGGGATAATAGATTATCTGGCTCCATACCAGATAGCATGAGCAACCTCAGCATGTTAGAGTATATTTCATTATCTTATAACCATCTATCTTCGACCATACCACCAAGCTTGTTTAATCGTAGTAAACTCATAGAATTACATCTGTCCCATAACTCCCTTACCGGTACATTACCTTCTGATCTTGGTCATATGCAAAGTATGGACTACATAGATCTTTCTAGCAACCTCCTGTCTGGTAGCCTCCCAAATTCATTTGGACAGGTTGCGATACCATTAACTTACCTAAATCTTTCGCACAACTCATTCAAGAATTTAGTCCCAGATTCTTTTGGCCGCTTAACCAGCTTGGAAGCATTGGACCTATCGTCGAACAATCTATCTGGAGTAATACCAAACTACCTCGCCAACTTCACCTACCTTTCTTATCTGAACCTATCGTATAATAGGTTAGAAGGGCAAATACCAAATGGAGGTGTTTTCTTGAACATCACCTTGCAATCTTTGGTTGGAAATGTTGGACTATGTGGTGCTCCGCGTCTAGGACTGTCACTGTGTATAGACAAATCTCAACCGACTTCTGGTCGGCACATCCTCAAATTTATACTCTCAGCTGCCATCACTGGAGTTGGTGCATTAGTAGCTTGCTTGTACATATtgatcaaaaataaaaataagcagCATGCATATGTGGCTTCTACTGGCATGACTGATCTGATCGGCCAGAGGTTAGTATCATACCACGAAGTTGCTCGTGCCACTGAAAATTTCAGCGAggataacctacttggagctggAAGTTTTGGAAAAGTTTTTAAGGGACGGCTAGACGATGGTTTGGTGGTGGCGATAAAGGTGCTCAATATGCAAGTCGAGCAGGCCGTGAGGAGCTTCGACGCTGAATGTCAAGTGTTGCGGATGGCTCGGCATCGCAACCTGATACAGATATTAAATACCTGTTCCAATCTGGACTTTAGGGCATTGCTGCTTCCGTACATGCCCAATGGAAGCTTGGAGGCATACTTGCACACTGAAAACACGGAACCACTAGGATTCATCGAGAGACTGGACATTATGCTCGGCGTGTCAGAGGCAATGGATTATCTGCACCATCATCATTGTCAAGTTGTCCTACATTGCGATCTGAAGCCTAGCAATGTGCTGTTCGATGAGAACATGACGGCGCATGTTGCTGACTTTGGCATTGCAAAGTTACTTCTAGGTGATGAAAACTCCATGGTTTCAGCAAGTATGCCCGGGACAGTAGGTTACATGGCCCCAG AGCTTGCACTCATGGGAAGGGCGTCGCGAAACAGCGACGTGTTCAGCTTTGGGATCATGCTGCTTGAAGTCTTTACAGGGAAGAGGCCCACAGATCCTATGTTTGTCGGGGATTCCAGCCTTAGGAAGTGCGTTTTACAAGCATTTCCAGCAAAGCTCCTTGATGTTTTAGATGAGAAGCTACATCAGGGTGAACAaatgagccaagtctttcatcacCAAACAATTACTACTTCGCCGTCATCATCCTCCATTGCCCACAATGGCAACTTTCTGGTGTCGACATTTGAGATGGGTTTGGAGTGTTCCAGCGGTTCTCCAGACCAGAGGCCGAGCATGGGCGACGTGGTGAGGAGGCTGAAGAACATCAAGAAGGATTACTCTGCTTTCATGGTTGCAACTCTAAGCGTGCAGCAAAAACATTGA